The region GATCTTCTCTGTGATATTTTTCGTCTTAATTTTGTCGTCCTGCATGGCGACGACAATGAGATCCTGGCCCTGATGCTTCCATCCGTTGCGCTTGATCCAGCTCTCCAGTGTCGAGTCCTCAATGCCGCCCAGAAGTTCCTTCAGCAAATCCTTCTTGATGGTCTGGAAGGTGATGCTCACAACATGGGAGACAAACTTACGAATGGAATCATGGAAGCCGCTGATGTGGCGGAACATGGTACGGTTAACCTCGGCGCGCTGCCAGAACAGTGTGAAATCGGCACGCTCCAGTATATCTGCTAGATCGATAATGGTCTGAATGTTTTCGTCTTTCATCTGCTGCGGCAACAGCAGACACTTGGCCATCACGAAGTCCGTGTGTGGCAGATTTGTCAGCGATTTCAGCAGAATCGTGTAGGTGATCTCAAAGTTGAGCATGTGCGGATTGAACTGGTACAGCTTGAGAACGGCCAGGTTGGCCTCTAGGTCGTAGGTGTTATTCTTGGCCTGGTCCTGAATGTACGCCTCCAGAGTCTTCAAATGGTCGGGGTTGTAGCTGTGGCCAGAAAGCGAGGTTATGTGCAtctgtttatttattgaacAAAACTCGGTGGCGGAGGACTAAGCTTACCGTTCAATGCATCCAAGCATCTCCTGTAtcgtctggctctggccattTTCCATCTTCACAAGGTGCGACATCTTTATACAGACAAAATAGTATAGTTTACAGAATTCGCAAACTGACGTCGTGTTTTTTTAATGAACGCCGTCGAAAAAAGAATCCACCCTGCTTTACCAGAACTGGTATTAAATTGGGTGTTTTACAGCACTGGCGAAATGTTCGATAGTTTTGCACTCCGATATTTACAGTTATCTACAGAAAATTTTAAGCAAAACGCGCAAAAAAACTCTTGTTATTTTAGTGGAAGTTTAATGATTTTAATACATAGTTAGAGTTAAGTTCTGTTCTAAGGAAGTATTGTTCCACTTTACTTATCATGGAAGTACATTTGGAAGTGCACGAGTCTGTGGAATGTACAAAGGTATGTAcacaattgtataaaaaagCTCGTCCCGTTGAATGTGTCCTGTTGGACTGGATTACTATGTCTTCGCCGGCTCCGTCTCACCAGCCGCAGTGGCCGCCAGTTGGGCCTGTCGTTGTTCCTCCTCCAGTTCCAAACGTTCCACCTTTTTGATCTTGCTCAGTTTCCCTAAGATTTGTGCGAATCTTTGTTAAAGTATGCTCTCAAAATATTAGACGGTAAATGACCACACTTACTTGCACACTTTAGCATAATAGTACCCCACCAGAtggaccagccccagcccacgAAACAGAAGAGTACACAACAGAACTGCGACACTGCCACAATAATGTTGATTATGAAGGATCCGATTCGAGCCCGGGCACTGTCG is a window of Drosophila pseudoobscura strain MV-25-SWS-2005 chromosome 3, UCI_Dpse_MV25, whole genome shotgun sequence DNA encoding:
- the eIF3k gene encoding eukaryotic translation initiation factor 3 subunit K, which codes for MSHLVKMENGQSQTIQEMLGCIERYNPDHLKTLEAYIQDQAKNNTYDLEANLAVLKLYQFNPHMLNFEITYTILLKSLTNLPHTDFVMAKCLLLPQQMKDENIQTIIDLADILERADFTLFWQRAEVNRTMFRHISGFHDSIRKFVSHVVSITFQTIKKDLLKELLGGIEDSTLESWIKRNGWKHQGQDLIVVAMQDDKIKTKNITEKIEFENVGALMAQCL